TGGTATATGCCTGGTTCAAGTAATTAAATCATCACACGCTAAATCAAATTTTATGTCAGTTAATCTCGAAGAAACAGCTAAGCAACTAATTGATTTTCTGAAAATGGAAACAAAGACCGAAACTATTGTCGGGCAGGCATTCCAACTGGGAGAATTCACCTGTGTTCCGGTAGTCAGACTTGGAATGGGACTGGGGTATGGAGGCGGAGAAGGACAGGGCGACATCTCCGGTAAAGGTAAGGGAGAAGGCACAGGTACCGGATCCGGCGCTACCGGTGGGATGGGCATATCTCCTATCGGATTTCTCGTAACCCGCGGAGATCAGATCTCCTTTATCCCCACACATACAAGCAGAGGACTGGGCGCAGCCTTTGAAAAAGTGCCTGATTTGCTGGAAAAAATGCTTGAAAAGAAAAATGGTAAAGCCACCGTATCTTAAACTCATCCACTGTGGCCATGTAACGTGTCAAGCCCTCTTGTTTGAACAACCAGAAACCGGATAAGCAGTATTCACTGCACTATCCGGTTTCATTATATTAATGCAGGCGTATACCTGTCTAAAAGAAAAACATCTCACACCTGTGCAAC
The DNA window shown above is from Chitinophaga agri and carries:
- a CDS encoding GerW family sporulation protein is translated as MSVNLEETAKQLIDFLKMETKTETIVGQAFQLGEFTCVPVVRLGMGLGYGGGEGQGDISGKGKGEGTGTGSGATGGMGISPIGFLVTRGDQISFIPTHTSRGLGAAFEKVPDLLEKMLEKKNGKATVS